From Pseudochaenichthys georgianus chromosome 11, fPseGeo1.2, whole genome shotgun sequence, a single genomic window includes:
- the tril gene encoding TLR4 interactor with leucine rich repeats, translated as METGNSLTGICFILLSLNGFISSSPATILCPERCDCQHPQHLMCTNRGLRTVPKPATHVPEELLIFSLGGNFIGNISAFDFTWYSNLVRLNLQYNQIQIIHPKAFEKLSKLEELYLGHNILSSIPAGTLQSLKKLTILCGNDNNIKEITPELFADLDTLVKLRLDGNSIEVLQDSVFKSLTSLHYLHLEFNKLQHIHRNAFSKLINLRFLNLAHNKQSAVHNALTFSQLKALTTLLLSENEIQHVGNHVFQNLKKLSKLSLSNNRISRLDSGALKGLSSLRELLIDGNELEEIPAGLLDSLERIEELDFSRNRISNVDSLAFSHLKHLRVLKLKNNMLTSLSGDIFALNNVLYNLDLQGNNWTCDCRLEELKRWMTAAHSQGKLLTVFVQCHDPATLRGKYLDYVNSSQLQPLGNWTHMCSSQAGPEESRGGGVLVKMKGEEIGKVDAIKQEEGGEEVQVEETGDDLRQANSFGVMMKKEGEKRKREGQKEEEIQEDEGGVEDANPSSSPGRKKPNKGPLSPRSRPAAEAPGKRGNGRRRSNVTSRTEPTAISTPTGNQDRNSTDPNSGLITASTLQSGEKFDLLRSNHEEALPVITDPCEFNHHYITNVSVDQVTSSTVTIYWTTRDHHRYSGGLGPGLDEVHYRIQFDRFGTADRFPRYVYARGTARSVSLRELGSDVTYMVCVEGVVGGSVCQVAPREHCTGLVTLPQGFSRGGMLTSDLELVTVATLAGNAMLLLVIGSVWLGRSLKRRLQKRKTAVHVRHMYSTRRPFRTAMAAASVSADFTTYQSSRPARLAPLEEGDLIEFPCDRFLDSSSVRRDSEMQRFSD; from the coding sequence ATGGAGACCGGCAATTCCCTGACGGGGATTTGCTTCATCCTGCTGTCGCTCAATGGATTCATCTCTTCCTCACCGGCGACAATCCTTTGTCCCGAGCGCTGTGACTGTCAGCACCCGCAGCACCTCATGTGCACCAACCGAGGGCTGCGCACTGTGCCCAAACCTGCCACGCATGTGCCCGAGGAGTTGCTGATCTTCAGCCTAGGGGGCAACTTTATTGGGAACATCTCTGCCTTTGACTTCACATGGTATAGTAACCTTGTACGATTGAATTTACAgtacaatcaaatacaaattATTCACCCAAAAGCATTTGAGAAACTCTCCAAGTTAGAAGAGCTGTACTTGGGACATAATATTTTATCAAGTATACCTGCTGGGACTTTACAATCCCTGAAGAAATTAACAATTCTTTGTGGAAATGATAATAACATTAAGGAGATCACACCAGAGCTCTTTGCTGACTTGGATACTCTTGTTAAACTGCGTCTGGATGGCAACTCAATAGAAGTTCTGCAGGactctgtttttaaaagtttgaCCAGTCTACATTACCTCCATCTGGAATTCAACAAGCTGCAGCACATTCACAGAAACGCTTTTTCTAAACTCATCAACCTGCGCTTTCTAAACCTGGCCCACAACAAGCAGTCAGCCGTGCACAATGCCCTTACTTTCTCCCAACTCAAAGCTCTGACAACCCTGCTGCTGTCTGAAAATGAAATTCAGCACGTCGGAAACCACGTCTTCCAAAATCTGAAAAAGCTGTCCAAACTGTCCCTGAGCAACAACAGAATCTCCCGCCTGGACAGCGGGGCTCTGAAGGGGCTGTCCAGCCTCAGAGAGCTTCTGATTGATGGCAACGAGCTGGAGGAAATCCCAGCCGGTCTCCTGGACTCTCTTGAACGCATCGAGGAGCTGGACTTCAGTCGCAACCGTATTTCTAACGTGGACTCTTTGGCTTTTTCCCATCTTAAACATCTGAGGGTACTGAAGCTGAAGAACAACATGCTCACCAGCCTGTCAGGAGACATCTTTGCCCTCAACAACGTGCTTTACAACCTGGATCTCCAGGGCAACAACTGGACGTGCGACTGTCGCCTGGAGGAGCTGAAAAGATGGATGACTGCTGCGCATTCTCAGGGaaagttattgactgttttTGTGCAGTGTCATGACCCTGCAACTCTAAGGGGGAAATATCTGGACTATGTGAACAGCTCCCAGCTGCAGCCCCTCGGGAACTGGACCCATATGTGTAGTAGCCAAGCTGGGCCAGAGGAGAGCCGAGGAGGGGGTGTGTTGGTTAAGATGAAGGGGGAAGAGATAGGGAAGGTGGATGCAATAAAGCAGGAGGAGGGAGGTGAGGAAGTCCAGGTGGAGGAAACAGGTGACGATCTGAGACAGGCAAACAGCTTTGGAGTTATGATGAAAAAAGAGGGAGAAAAGAGGAAGAGAGAAGGACAGAAGGAGGAGGAAATCCAGGAGGACGAAGGAGGTGTGGAGGATGCCAACCCATCTTCTTCACCAGGAAGAAAGAAACCAAACAAAGGGCCACTCAGCCCAAGGTCACGACCTGCGGCAGAGGCTCCTGGGAAACGTGGCAATGGTAGACGAAGGTCAAATGTTACATCCAGAACTGAACCAACAGCTATTTCAACACCGACAGGAAACCAGGACAGAAACTCCACTGATCCAAACTCAGGGCTCATCACTGCCTCCACACTCCAGTCAGGAGAAAAGTTTGACCTTCTGAGGTCAAATCACGAGGAGGCTCTACCAGTAATCACAGATCCATGTGAGTTCAACCACCATTATATCACTAATGTGTCAGTGGATCAAGTGACATCCAGTACTGTCACCATCTACTGGACCACCAGGGATCATCACCGCTACTCAGGAGGACTTGGCCCAGGCCTAGATGAAGTCCACTATCGGATTCAGTTTGACCGCTTTGGTACCGCAGATCGTTTCCCCCGGTACGTTTACGCTCGCGGCACAGCTCGCTCCGTAAGCCTTCGAGAACTCGGCTCAGATGTGACctacatggtgtgtgtggagGGAGTAGTGGGAGGATCTGTGTGCCAGGTTGCGCCTCGTGAACATTGCACAGGACTGGTCACTCTTCCTCAGGGGTTCAGCCGTGGAGGCatgctgacctctgacctcgagCTGGTGACAGTGGCCACGCTGGCTGGGAACGCCATGCTGCTGCTGGTCATCGGCAGCGTCTGGCTGGGGCGGAGCCTGAAGAGGAGGCTGCAGAAGAGGAAGACGGCGGTACACGTGCGGCACATGTACTCCACCCGGCGACCGTTTCGTACCGCAATGGCCGCCGCCTCGGTGTCAGCTGACTTCACCACCTACCAGAGCAGCCGTCCCGCACGACTTGCACCCCTGGAGGAAGGGGACCTCATCGAGTTCCCTTGTGACCGCTTTCTGGACAGCAGCAGTGTTCGTAGAGATAGTGAAATGCAGAGATTTTCTGACTAG